Proteins encoded within one genomic window of Haematospirillum jordaniae:
- a CDS encoding MlaE family ABC transporter permease has product MNTSPHVDTALDFMALVGRVFLSFVERAGRLSVFTGVVLFHCLTPPLYMRSLVRQMVEIGYYSLPVVGLTTLFSGMVLALQSYTGFARFSAESAVATVVVISMTRELGPVLAGLMVAGRVGASMAAELGTMRVTEQIDALTTLCTNPFRYLVVPRVLAATLMLPLLVLVGDIIGVFGGYMIGTWKLGSNPAIYIQRTWEYVQAMDVISGLVKAGVFGFLISLTGCYNGYYSDRGAQGVGQATRNAVVSASILILIFNYMMTELFFTQ; this is encoded by the coding sequence ATGAACACGTCCCCCCATGTGGATACTGCCCTTGATTTCATGGCCCTGGTCGGGCGCGTGTTCCTGAGCTTTGTGGAACGGGCCGGACGGCTGTCGGTCTTTACCGGAGTTGTGCTGTTCCATTGCCTTACGCCGCCGCTTTACATGCGGTCCTTGGTGCGCCAGATGGTGGAGATCGGGTACTATTCCCTGCCCGTGGTGGGCCTGACCACCCTGTTTTCCGGCATGGTCTTGGCTCTACAAAGCTATACCGGGTTTGCCCGCTTTTCGGCTGAAAGCGCCGTAGCCACCGTTGTGGTGATTTCCATGACCCGGGAACTGGGGCCTGTTCTGGCCGGGCTGATGGTGGCCGGTCGCGTCGGGGCCTCGATGGCGGCCGAACTGGGGACAATGCGCGTTACCGAACAGATTGACGCCCTGACCACGCTGTGCACAAACCCGTTCCGTTATCTGGTTGTACCCCGTGTCCTAGCAGCCACCCTGATGCTGCCGCTGTTGGTTCTGGTCGGTGATATCATCGGGGTGTTCGGCGGTTATATGATCGGAACGTGGAAGCTTGGCTCCAACCCGGCTATCTATATCCAGCGGACTTGGGAATACGTGCAGGCGATGGATGTCATATCCGGGCTGGTCAAGGCCGGGGTATTCGGCTTCCTCATTTCCCTGACCGGCTGCTACAACGGATACTACTCCGATCGCGGCGCACAGGGAGTTGGACAGGCCACCCGCAACGCCGTGGTTTCAGCCTCGATCCTGATCCTGATCTTCAATTACATGATGACGGAGTTGTTCTTCACCCAATGA
- the fabG gene encoding 3-oxoacyl-[acyl-carrier-protein] reductase, giving the protein MFDLSGACALITGASGGIGGAVARALHARGAVVALSGTRRDALEQVAAELGERAFVTPANLSDPDSVAALVPAAEAAMGKVDILVNNAGLTRDNLALRLKDEDWDSVLRVNLTSSFQLARSCLKGMMKRRFGRIVSVTSIVGVTGNPGQCNYAASKAGLIGMSKSLAAEVASRGITVNCVAPGFIATAMTESLPEAHKEKLNAGIPAGHMGSADDIAAAVVYLASREAGYVTGQTLHVNGGMAMI; this is encoded by the coding sequence ATGTTTGATCTGAGCGGTGCCTGCGCCCTGATTACCGGGGCCTCGGGTGGCATTGGCGGGGCTGTGGCCCGTGCCCTGCACGCCCGGGGGGCTGTTGTCGCCCTGTCCGGAACGCGCCGTGATGCGCTGGAACAGGTGGCGGCCGAGCTGGGAGAGCGGGCGTTCGTAACGCCGGCAAACCTGTCGGATCCGGATTCGGTTGCAGCCCTGGTGCCCGCTGCCGAAGCAGCTATGGGTAAGGTGGATATCCTGGTTAACAACGCCGGCTTGACCCGTGACAACCTGGCCCTGCGTCTCAAGGACGAAGACTGGGATTCGGTGCTGCGTGTCAACCTGACCAGCTCGTTCCAGCTGGCCCGTTCCTGCCTGAAGGGGATGATGAAGCGCCGTTTTGGACGCATCGTTTCTGTGACCTCGATTGTCGGCGTGACCGGGAATCCGGGGCAGTGCAACTATGCGGCATCGAAAGCCGGCCTGATCGGGATGTCGAAAAGTCTGGCGGCCGAGGTTGCCTCACGCGGGATTACCGTCAACTGTGTAGCCCCGGGTTTTATCGCCACGGCCATGACGGAAAGTCTGCCCGAAGCCCACAAGGAAAAGCTGAACGCAGGCATTCCTGCTGGTCATATGGGGTCTGCAGATGATATTGCAGCGGCTGTTGTCTACCTTGCCTCGCGCGAGGCGGGGTATGTGACGGGCCAGACCCTGCATGTCAACGGCGGCATGGCCATGATCTGA
- a CDS encoding replicative DNA helicase, whose protein sequence is MNSYSASTSAPDAPDRDSVLRVPPHNIEAEQALLGAIFQSNRAYERVSEFLTPDHFSNVLHARIYATCGRLIEQGHIANPLTLKAYLEQDPLLQDAGGPQYLAQLANAVVTIVNAADYGRLIHDLALRRELIDLGQSMVNDAFVVDFERTAMNQIEGAEQKLYDLATTGHQEGGFQEFRLALNTAVSMAEAAHRREGQLSGVPTALTDLDKKLGGLHPSDLLILAGRPSMGKTALATNIAFNAARLYKERVDASGNREVIDGAKVAFFSLEMSAEQLATRLLAQEAEISSHKIRTGELSKEDFKRMVQISQDLHTLPLYIDDTPALSVSAVRTRCRRLARQHGLGLVVIDYLQLLSGTPGVRSENRVNEVSAITRGLKALAKELNVPVIALSQLSRAVEQRDDKRPQLSDLRESGSIEQDADVVMFVYREEYYLSRAEPARKGDENEDRFQERHRVWMERCEKAHNVAEVIVAKQRHGPIGTVNLYFDGNYTKFGNYIAPDHLPHDRH, encoded by the coding sequence ATGAACAGTTATTCCGCCTCGACCTCTGCACCGGACGCCCCGGACCGGGATTCCGTCCTTCGCGTGCCACCGCACAATATCGAAGCCGAGCAGGCCCTGCTCGGCGCGATCTTCCAGTCCAACCGCGCCTATGAACGGGTCAGCGAGTTCCTGACGCCCGACCATTTCAGCAATGTCCTGCATGCGCGCATCTATGCAACATGCGGGCGCCTGATCGAACAGGGGCACATTGCCAACCCGCTGACCCTGAAAGCCTATCTGGAGCAGGACCCCCTTCTACAGGACGCCGGCGGCCCACAGTACCTGGCGCAGCTGGCCAATGCCGTGGTCACCATTGTCAACGCTGCGGATTACGGGCGCCTGATCCATGATCTGGCGCTGCGGCGGGAATTGATCGATCTTGGCCAGAGCATGGTCAACGATGCGTTTGTGGTGGATTTCGAACGCACCGCCATGAACCAGATCGAAGGCGCGGAACAAAAACTCTATGACTTGGCCACCACCGGCCATCAGGAGGGAGGATTCCAGGAGTTCCGGCTGGCGCTCAACACGGCGGTCAGCATGGCCGAAGCCGCCCACCGCCGTGAAGGGCAGTTGTCTGGCGTTCCCACGGCACTGACCGACTTGGACAAAAAGCTGGGCGGGCTGCACCCGTCCGACCTTCTGATCTTGGCAGGGCGTCCGTCGATGGGGAAAACCGCCCTAGCCACCAACATCGCGTTCAATGCCGCCCGCCTGTACAAGGAGCGCGTGGATGCCTCCGGCAACCGCGAGGTTATTGACGGGGCCAAGGTTGCCTTCTTTTCGCTGGAAATGTCCGCCGAACAGCTGGCCACCCGTCTTTTGGCACAGGAAGCGGAGATCAGTTCCCACAAGATCCGCACCGGGGAACTATCCAAGGAAGATTTCAAGCGTATGGTGCAGATCAGCCAAGACCTGCACACCCTGCCCCTTTATATTGATGATACACCGGCGCTGTCGGTCTCGGCCGTACGCACGCGCTGTCGGCGGCTGGCCCGCCAGCATGGCCTAGGCCTGGTGGTGATTGACTATCTGCAGCTTCTGTCCGGAACGCCCGGGGTCCGCAGTGAAAACCGGGTCAACGAGGTTTCGGCCATCACCCGCGGCCTGAAGGCCTTGGCCAAGGAGCTGAACGTGCCGGTCATTGCCCTGTCCCAGCTTTCCCGTGCGGTGGAACAGCGGGACGACAAACGACCACAGCTGTCGGACCTGCGTGAGTCAGGCTCTATCGAGCAAGATGCCGACGTGGTGATGTTTGTCTACCGCGAGGAATATTACCTGTCCCGTGCCGAACCGGCCCGGAAGGGTGATGAAAACGAAGACCGTTTCCAGGAACGCCACCGGGTATGGATGGAGCGATGCGAAAAAGCCCACAACGTGGCCGAAGTCATTGTTGCCAAGCAGCGTCACGGCCCCATCGGCACCGTGAACCTGTACTTTGACGGCAACTATACAAAATTCGGTAATTACATTGCCCCGGACCACCTGCCCCATGACCGTCATTGA
- a CDS encoding CvpA family protein, with amino-acid sequence MMDSVPLTFLDLVVLAVVLISAALAFFRGFVHEVLAIAAWVGAGFAAMYGFPLARPFARDAIPLPWAADGAAAVGLFLVTLVTLSLLTKALSGQVQGSRLNSLDRSLGFLFGLARGVVVMAFAFMVLSWVYPTAEGRPQWISGARTLPLVEAGTDALRSLIPDHLKTEEAKARGLTRQTQEDVRRAIEAKALYDKLSRPSPSTTSGSPTPALAPTLQPGYDSAASSSLDQLFQDEASRQPPDERP; translated from the coding sequence ATGATGGACTCTGTGCCCTTGACCTTTCTGGATCTTGTTGTCCTGGCCGTGGTGCTGATTTCCGCCGCCTTGGCCTTTTTCCGGGGCTTTGTACACGAGGTGCTAGCCATTGCCGCCTGGGTCGGGGCCGGATTTGCTGCCATGTACGGATTTCCGTTGGCCCGTCCCTTTGCACGCGATGCCATTCCCCTGCCTTGGGCCGCTGATGGAGCCGCTGCGGTTGGCCTGTTTCTGGTAACCCTTGTCACCTTATCGCTTCTGACCAAGGCCCTGTCTGGCCAGGTTCAGGGCAGCCGCCTGAACTCCCTTGACCGCTCGCTTGGCTTCCTGTTCGGCCTGGCCCGGGGGGTTGTCGTCATGGCCTTTGCCTTTATGGTCCTGTCATGGGTTTATCCGACGGCAGAAGGACGGCCACAGTGGATATCCGGCGCCCGGACCCTGCCACTGGTCGAAGCCGGTACCGATGCCCTGCGATCCCTGATCCCCGACCATCTGAAGACAGAAGAAGCCAAGGCCCGTGGCCTGACACGCCAGACCCAAGAAGACGTGCGCCGGGCCATAGAAGCCAAGGCCCTGTACGACAAACTGTCCCGCCCAAGCCCAAGCACAACATCTGGATCACCCACCCCAGCGCTTGCCCCAACGCTGCAACCGGGGTATGACAGCGCAGCCAGCAGCAGCCTGGACCAGTTGTTCCAGGACGAAGCATCCCGGCAGCCCCCCGACGAGAGGCCATGA
- the radA gene encoding DNA repair protein RadA, giving the protein MARAASQFSCQSCGSVFPRWAGRCDGCGEWNTLVEENRPGTGPKAMAGAKSGRRIDLVGLEGQSKIPPRMPTGIAELDRVCGGGLVPGSALLVGGDPGIGKSTLLLQAAAALAGTGLKVAYISGEEAVDQVRLRAARLGLSPATVGLASATNVGDIVATLEENDRPQVVVIDSIQTMYLDTLDSAPGSVAQVRACSHELIRLAKRRGFALFLVGHVTKEGALAGPRVMEHMVDTVLYFEGERGHHFRILRAVKNRFGATDEIGVFEMTDTGLGEVLNPSALFLAERRGNISGSCVFAGIEGTRPVLVEIQALVSSSGGGSPRRAVVGWDSSRLSMIMAVLEARCGLALGSNDVYLNVAGGLRIGEPAADLAVAAALVSAACGTPVPADLAVFGEVGLSGEIRAVTQGEARLKEAAKLGFAEALSPRRRQKPGARGGTGTVDGMAVREIGHLQDLVALFPAKALRKQDCDAEA; this is encoded by the coding sequence GTGGCACGGGCGGCAAGCCAGTTTTCCTGCCAAAGCTGTGGCAGCGTGTTCCCCCGCTGGGCCGGCCGTTGTGACGGGTGCGGAGAATGGAATACCCTGGTGGAGGAAAATCGCCCCGGCACGGGACCAAAAGCCATGGCCGGTGCAAAGTCGGGGCGCCGGATCGATCTGGTCGGTCTGGAAGGACAAAGCAAGATCCCCCCGCGCATGCCTACCGGTATTGCCGAACTGGACCGGGTCTGCGGGGGTGGCCTAGTCCCCGGGTCGGCTCTTCTGGTGGGTGGCGATCCCGGTATCGGCAAATCCACCCTTTTGCTGCAGGCTGCGGCTGCACTGGCCGGAACCGGGCTGAAGGTTGCCTATATCTCCGGCGAGGAAGCCGTTGATCAGGTCCGTCTGCGCGCCGCCCGTCTGGGTCTGTCGCCGGCTACCGTCGGGCTGGCATCGGCCACCAATGTCGGGGACATTGTTGCCACTCTGGAAGAGAATGATCGCCCGCAGGTGGTGGTGATTGACTCTATCCAGACCATGTACCTGGACACCCTAGATTCAGCCCCGGGCAGCGTGGCCCAAGTCCGTGCCTGCTCGCACGAACTGATCCGACTGGCCAAACGACGCGGCTTTGCCCTGTTCCTGGTCGGGCATGTCACCAAGGAAGGTGCCTTGGCCGGACCACGGGTGATGGAACACATGGTCGATACCGTCCTGTATTTCGAAGGTGAACGCGGACACCATTTCCGGATCCTCCGGGCGGTGAAAAACCGCTTTGGTGCCACCGACGAAATCGGCGTGTTTGAGATGACCGACACCGGCCTAGGGGAAGTTCTCAACCCCTCGGCGCTGTTCTTGGCCGAACGGCGTGGAAATATCTCGGGCAGCTGCGTGTTTGCCGGCATAGAGGGCACCCGCCCGGTGCTGGTGGAAATACAGGCCCTGGTCTCCTCGTCCGGGGGGGGGTCACCCCGCCGGGCCGTGGTCGGGTGGGACAGCAGCCGCCTGTCCATGATTATGGCGGTACTGGAGGCACGTTGCGGCCTTGCCCTGGGATCAAATGACGTATATCTGAATGTTGCCGGGGGGTTGCGGATCGGTGAACCGGCCGCCGACTTGGCCGTTGCAGCCGCCTTGGTGTCGGCAGCCTGCGGTACGCCGGTCCCAGCTGATCTTGCCGTTTTCGGTGAAGTCGGCCTGTCCGGGGAAATCCGGGCGGTAACCCAAGGTGAAGCCCGCCTGAAGGAAGCCGCCAAGCTTGGCTTTGCCGAGGCGCTGTCTCCGCGCCGGCGCCAGAAACCCGGCGCACGCGGGGGAACCGGCACTGTAGATGGCATGGCCGTACGGGAAATCGGTCATTTGCAGGACCTAGTTGCCCTGTTCCCTGCAAAGGCCCTGCGCAAGCAGGACTGTGACGCGGAAGCCTGA
- the rplI gene encoding 50S ribosomal protein L9 — MELILLERIEKLGQMGDVVRVKSGYARNFLLPQRKALRANKDNMAYFERQRAEIEAVNLKRRDEAAAVAAKMDGVRVVLIRQASEGGHLYGSVAARDIQEALREAGYKVERRQVILNTPLKSLGSYTVPVSLHPEVSVDVAVVIARSAAEAEEQQKVASEEQAAPAEEIFEDSVLEEGDETEA; from the coding sequence ATGGAACTGATTCTGCTTGAACGCATCGAAAAACTTGGCCAGATGGGCGATGTTGTCCGGGTCAAGTCCGGATATGCCCGCAACTTCCTGCTGCCGCAGCGCAAGGCTCTGCGCGCAAACAAGGACAATATGGCCTACTTCGAGCGCCAGCGCGCAGAGATCGAGGCTGTCAACCTGAAGCGTCGCGATGAAGCCGCAGCGGTTGCCGCAAAGATGGACGGCGTCCGCGTCGTCCTGATCCGCCAGGCATCCGAAGGCGGGCACCTTTATGGTTCCGTCGCAGCACGTGACATCCAGGAAGCCCTGCGCGAAGCCGGCTACAAGGTCGAGCGTCGCCAGGTTATCCTGAACACGCCGCTGAAGAGCCTGGGAAGCTATACAGTGCCTGTCAGCCTGCACCCGGAAGTATCGGTGGATGTGGCGGTTGTAATCGCCCGTTCTGCTGCCGAGGCAGAAGAACAGCAGAAGGTCGCCAGCGAAGAGCAGGCTGCCCCCGCTGAAGAAATCTTCGAGGACAGCGTTCTGGAAGAAGGCGACGAAACAGAAGCCTGA
- the rpsR gene encoding 30S ribosomal protein S18, with protein sequence MMAAPRRPFFRRRKTCPFSGNGAPTIDYKDIKLLQRYISERGKIVPSRITAVSAKKQRELARAIKRARFMALLPYVVK encoded by the coding sequence CTGATGGCTGCGCCCCGTCGTCCGTTTTTCCGCCGCCGCAAGACCTGCCCCTTCTCGGGCAATGGTGCGCCGACAATTGACTACAAGGACATCAAGCTCCTGCAGCGCTACATTTCCGAGCGCGGCAAGATCGTTCCATCCCGCATCACTGCAGTTTCGGCAAAAAAGCAGCGTGAGCTGGCCCGCGCCATCAAGCGCGCACGCTTCATGGCCCTGCTGCCTTACGTCGTGAAGTAA
- the fabD gene encoding ACP S-malonyltransferase, translated as MLRAFVFPGQGSQAVGMGRALGDAFPVARAVYQEVDDALGQNLSALMAEGPGDALTLTENAQPALMAVSMAVVRILESRGLDLATAASFVAGHSLGEYAALCAAGALSITDTARLLRIRGRAMQQAVPVGEGAMAALLGLDLEEARAIAAEAARDGGVCQAANDNAPGQVVISGSLAAVERAIAIAVGRGARRPVMLPVSAPFHCALMQPAADAMAEALASVAIAPPVVPVVANVTATAVQDPDTIRRLLVEQVTGAVRWRESVLYMKEQGVTELVECGAGKVLTGLARRIDRDMSAQALNTPEDIDAFFTTSVA; from the coding sequence ATGTTACGTGCATTTGTTTTTCCCGGCCAGGGGTCACAGGCCGTCGGTATGGGGCGTGCGCTGGGTGATGCGTTTCCGGTTGCCCGGGCGGTTTATCAGGAAGTTGATGACGCCTTGGGCCAGAATCTGTCTGCCCTGATGGCCGAGGGGCCGGGCGACGCGCTGACCCTGACCGAAAATGCCCAGCCGGCCCTTATGGCCGTTTCAATGGCGGTTGTCCGGATTCTGGAAAGCCGGGGCCTTGATCTGGCAACAGCCGCTTCATTCGTTGCCGGGCATTCCCTGGGCGAATACGCGGCCCTGTGTGCCGCGGGCGCTCTGAGCATAACGGATACAGCCCGGTTGTTGCGGATTCGGGGCCGGGCCATGCAGCAGGCGGTTCCGGTCGGGGAAGGTGCCATGGCCGCCTTGTTGGGTCTCGATCTTGAGGAAGCCCGCGCCATTGCTGCCGAGGCTGCCCGTGACGGGGGAGTGTGCCAGGCCGCCAATGACAACGCGCCAGGGCAGGTCGTGATATCGGGAAGCCTTGCCGCAGTTGAACGGGCCATTGCAATTGCTGTGGGGCGTGGTGCTAGGCGGCCAGTCATGTTGCCGGTGTCGGCGCCTTTCCACTGCGCCCTGATGCAGCCTGCGGCCGATGCCATGGCCGAGGCTCTGGCGTCTGTTGCCATCGCACCGCCTGTGGTGCCGGTTGTGGCCAATGTGACAGCGACCGCTGTGCAGGACCCGGACACCATTCGGCGCCTTCTGGTCGAGCAGGTTACCGGCGCAGTGCGCTGGCGCGAAAGTGTTTTGTACATGAAAGAGCAGGGTGTGACAGAGCTGGTTGAATGTGGTGCCGGCAAGGTCCTGACAGGGCTGGCCCGGCGTATCGACCGCGACATGTCTGCGCAGGCCCTGAACACACCGGAGGATATCGATGCTTTCTTCACCACATCTGTCGCCTGA
- a CDS encoding ABC transporter ATP-binding protein has product MTTPTADNPPKISLTDVSKSFGSKTVLNGVTLDVMRGENVVVIGGSGTGKSVLLKCILGLMKPDRGSIRVDGAEMTRLGSRARDRMSRKFGMLFQGAALFDSLPVWENVAFGLIQGGQMDRARARNRALEKLAQVGLGEDVADLHPSELSGGMQKRVGLARAIAGEPEIIFFDEPTTGLDPIMADVINDLIIKCVRELGATAVTITHDMTSARKIADRIAMLYQGRMIWTGTAAQVFESGNPFVDQFVHGRAEGPIQMTVRA; this is encoded by the coding sequence ATGACCACACCCACGGCAGACAACCCGCCCAAGATCAGCCTGACCGATGTCAGCAAATCTTTTGGAAGCAAGACGGTTCTCAACGGCGTCACGCTGGATGTCATGCGTGGCGAGAACGTCGTTGTCATCGGAGGATCAGGAACGGGGAAGTCCGTCCTGCTGAAGTGCATCCTTGGCCTGATGAAACCGGACCGAGGATCTATCCGTGTTGACGGGGCGGAGATGACACGCCTTGGCTCACGCGCCCGCGACCGCATGTCCCGCAAATTCGGCATGCTGTTCCAGGGGGCGGCCCTGTTTGATTCCCTGCCGGTCTGGGAAAATGTAGCCTTTGGACTGATCCAGGGTGGACAGATGGACAGGGCACGGGCACGGAACCGGGCACTGGAAAAACTGGCCCAAGTCGGCCTGGGGGAAGATGTCGCCGATCTTCACCCGTCAGAACTGTCCGGCGGCATGCAAAAGCGTGTCGGACTGGCCCGCGCCATTGCCGGGGAACCAGAAATCATCTTCTTCGACGAACCGACAACCGGGCTGGACCCGATCATGGCCGATGTGATCAACGACCTGATCATCAAGTGCGTACGGGAACTGGGAGCCACGGCTGTCACCATTACCCACGACATGACCTCGGCACGTAAAATCGCCGACCGCATTGCCATGCTGTACCAAGGGCGGATGATCTGGACCGGCACTGCCGCACAGGTATTTGAATCCGGCAATCCATTTGTTGACCAGTTTGTACACGGTCGGGCCGAAGGGCCGATCCAGATGACGGTCAGGGCCTGA
- a CDS encoding acyl carrier protein produces MSNVAERVKKIVIEQLSVEAEKVTETASFINDLGADSLDTVELVMAFEEEFGVEIPDDAAEKIQTVKDAISFIEANAA; encoded by the coding sequence ATGAGCAACGTCGCCGAGCGCGTGAAGAAGATTGTGATCGAACAGCTGAGCGTAGAGGCCGAAAAGGTGACCGAAACCGCCAGCTTCATCAACGATCTGGGTGCCGACAGCTTGGATACCGTCGAGCTGGTCATGGCATTCGAGGAAGAATTCGGCGTCGAAATCCCTGATGATGCAGCCGAAAAAATCCAGACCGTGAAGGATGCTATTTCCTTCATCGAGGCCAACGCGGCCTGA
- the alr gene encoding alanine racemase, giving the protein MTVIEQERIRTGGLLTIDVSAVVRNWDTMRRRMGNGRDCGAVVKADCYGLGATQIAPALARRGCRVFFVAMPGEGIALRRVLPDPDVAIHVLTGPLDDGAELTAHHLTPVLNTPEQLAAWQTHAPGRPFTLHVDTGMNRLGVPLSAFMALPDSCSPAVIMSHLACADEPGHPLNALQQQRFATARARFPGAVASLSNSAGMFRGDDFLFDLGRPGIALYGGNPVPGQSNPMHPVVRLDLRVLQVREIDTAGTVGYGATRPVSPGMRLAIVAAGYADGLLRTLGDQGSGMIHGARVPILGRVSMDLITFDISALPAGSVCPGDYVTVLDAHHGIDSLAAEAGTLGYEILTGLSGRYTRTWTGS; this is encoded by the coding sequence ATGACCGTCATTGAACAGGAGCGGATCCGCACCGGTGGCTTGCTGACCATCGATGTCTCTGCCGTAGTCCGGAACTGGGACACCATGCGCCGGCGCATGGGCAACGGGCGTGACTGTGGTGCCGTGGTCAAGGCGGACTGTTACGGGCTGGGTGCAACACAGATTGCCCCTGCCCTTGCCCGCAGGGGATGCCGGGTGTTCTTTGTCGCCATGCCCGGAGAAGGGATCGCCCTGCGCCGGGTCCTGCCCGATCCGGATGTGGCCATTCACGTCCTGACCGGTCCTCTGGATGATGGGGCCGAGTTGACGGCTCACCACCTGACTCCGGTTCTAAACACGCCTGAACAGCTGGCTGCCTGGCAAACGCATGCCCCCGGCAGGCCGTTTACACTGCATGTAGATACCGGCATGAACCGGCTGGGCGTGCCCTTGTCTGCTTTCATGGCCCTGCCTGACTCCTGCTCACCGGCCGTTATCATGTCACACCTAGCCTGCGCCGACGAGCCGGGGCACCCCCTCAATGCCCTTCAACAGCAACGCTTTGCCACCGCACGGGCACGGTTCCCGGGTGCAGTAGCCTCCTTGTCCAATTCGGCTGGCATGTTCCGTGGGGATGATTTCCTGTTCGACCTCGGGCGCCCGGGCATTGCCCTGTACGGGGGCAACCCGGTCCCCGGACAATCCAACCCGATGCACCCGGTGGTACGCCTTGACCTGAGGGTTCTCCAGGTCCGGGAAATTGACACTGCAGGAACGGTTGGCTATGGTGCAACCCGCCCGGTAAGTCCGGGCATGCGCTTGGCGATCGTCGCTGCTGGCTATGCAGACGGGCTGCTGCGTACCTTGGGGGACCAAGGAAGCGGGATGATACACGGGGCTAGGGTTCCGATCCTGGGACGGGTTTCCATGGACCTGATCACATTTGATATTTCGGCCCTCCCCGCCGGCTCTGTCTGCCCCGGGGATTACGTGACCGTGCTGGATGCACACCACGGCATCGACAGCTTGGCTGCCGAAGCTGGTACATTGGGCTATGAAATTCTGACCGGGCTGTCCGGTCGCTACACACGCACCTGGACCGGAAGCTGA
- the rpsF gene encoding 30S ribosomal protein S6, with the protein MPLYESVLIARQDISTQQVETLADELSGIVTERGGKIAKKEFWGLRSLAYRVSKNRKGHYVLLHIDAPADAVLEMERVMRLNEDVLRYMTLRVDALEEGPSAILQQKGEREQRGPRGPRGPREGGFRNDRGPREDRGPREGGFRNDRNDRAEGVN; encoded by the coding sequence ATGCCTTTGTACGAAAGCGTGCTTATCGCCCGCCAGGATATCTCCACCCAGCAGGTGGAAACCTTGGCCGATGAGCTTTCCGGCATTGTCACCGAACGCGGTGGCAAAATTGCCAAAAAAGAATTCTGGGGCCTGCGCAGCTTGGCTTACCGGGTCAGCAAGAACCGCAAGGGTCACTACGTCCTGCTGCACATCGATGCACCAGCCGATGCTGTCCTAGAAATGGAACGCGTCATGCGTCTCAATGAAGACGTGCTGCGCTACATGACCCTGCGTGTTGATGCCCTAGAGGAAGGTCCTTCGGCCATCCTGCAGCAGAAGGGAGAGCGCGAGCAGCGTGGCCCCCGTGGTCCGCGTGGCCCCCGTGAAGGCGGCTTCCGCAACGACCGTGGCCCGCGTGAAGACCGCGGCCCCCGTGAAGGCGGCTTCCGCAATGACCGCAACGACCGTGCCGAGGGAGTCAACTGA